The Tenrec ecaudatus isolate mTenEca1 chromosome 12, mTenEca1.hap1, whole genome shotgun sequence genomic interval CTAAGAGGATTCTAGGAGAGTTACAGTAAAGTTTTCTCAAGAGGCCCCTGGGGAAGTGGtacttaaaacaaaaccagagGATGAGCTGTGATTGGGAGTTGGAATAGCATGTGCTCAGGACCTCAAGTGGGGAAAAGGGGTTTGAGAATGAGAGCAAACCAGACGGCaagatctttatgaaggaagccaCATGAGATTTGGTGCCATGAAATGTTCCTGTGTCAGATGGTAATGTGACATGAAATGGTCCTGGATTGGCAGAATATTAACAAGATGCTTCCTATTATTTTTCTCAATTGATGAGTGCTATTTGATTttataaaccaataatatattaaCTAATCAATACCAAGAAGACATactttttagaaaaagaaatatgAGTGGCTAAGATTAATATTTAGCCTTACTCGTGACttaatgttatcaggagagacaagcccCTAGAAAAGAATCTAATGCTTGGTACagggtccgtgaaaaagaggcagacgctcagcaagatggattgacagcgcTGCAGTAGTACTCTCAAGCTGAGgatctgtgaggatggtgccgggccTGGCAGCGCTTCGTTCTGTCGTGCGTCGGGTAGCTTTGAGCTAGAACCGACTCAGTCGCACCTaacagcaaagcaagaatcaaatGAACAAGGAAATGTCGTGTTAGGCATATAAAATAAAGTTTGTTTTTAAACGGAAATACCCAATTTGGCAAAAGATGACAGGGCTCTCTTTTATGGGGTGGTGGTAGGGGCGGGCAAGGGATAGCTGAtaacaaggagttcaagaagaaaatgttttgaaactgatgtggGTAGCAACTATACATATACTGCTCCATGTGACTGAACCATGGAGTGGTATGATATCTGGATTAGCTcctcatataaccccctccctgggggacagacaacagaaaagtgggtgaagggagacgttgcacagtgtaagacatgacaaaataataatttataaattatcaaggattcatgagggaggggctgtggggaggagggcacaaatgagctgataccaagtgttcaagtagaaagcaaatgttttgagaatgatgagggcaataaatgtataaatgtgcttaaaAATTACCTCTGGATCCAATAAATTATCTTCTGGATATAAGGGGAAAATCCATACTGAAAAATAACCTGAACAGTTGAGGAAAGATGATTAGATATTATCAAGTTAAAGTAATGTTTTTCATTAATATTGGTGGCAGGGTGGGTCTCCTACTCTCCGGTTTCTTGAATCCAACCAGTCCCACCTTCCACTCAGTCATTCCACCCAAACTGCAATCATCATACCAATGATGGCCAGTTTCCCAAGCTCAACACACAAACATCAGTTGATCTCACACCAGTTCTGGGTGACATTTGGCACTGTTCCCTTCCTAAAGTCTCTTCTCCACTTGACTTTCCAGACGCCACTCTCTCTCGAGGCTTTTTGCCAATATCACTTGGCTGATGctccttattttttattttttgtggattgtttttatttattgaaCTGTTAACGTCActggttcttttaaaaaatctttttatttggggctcatacaactcttatcacaatccatccatacatcaattgtgtaaagcacatttgtatgttcattgtcctaatcattctcaaaacatttgctctccacttaagcccctggcatcagctcctcattttttctcctccttccctgctcccccctccctcatgaacccttgataatttataaattattattttgtcttatcttgccctgtctgacatctcccttcacccacttttctgttgtccgtccccccagggaggaggtcacatgtagattcttgaaatcggttccccctttacccaccctcctataccctcccattatcgccactcacaccactggacctgaggggatcatccaccctggattccctgtgtttccagttcttatctgtaccagtgtacatcctctggtctagccagacttgcaaagtagaattgggatcatgatagttgggggaatgggggtggggtgggggaagcatctaggaactagaagaaagttatcttttcctccccgagacccttctgtaaatgggtgtccagtggcctacaaatgggctttgggtctccactccgcactccaccccctctttcactatggtaagatatttttgttctgatgatgcctgatacctgatcccttcgacaccttgtattctcacaggctggtgtgttcttccatgtacgctttattgcttctgagctagatgaccttgGCTGCCTAGTAGAATCACCTGAAGGGTTTTCAAAACTATTCATACCCAGAACATACCTTAGACTAATTTAGAACCTCCGTATGTAGAAACTGAGGCATCAGAAAATTGTAAGACTCCCAGGTGATTCCAATAGTCATTTTGTGTAAAACCCCAAAAGAAGAACTTACTGTTTAAACTTTCACCAAAATCTCAATATTATGTGCATAAAAAAGTGATGATCACCCGATAAGTACATGGATGAACTTCTTACAAAGGAAAATTGCCACGTATACAGGTGTAGatgagagataagagctcacgacccacataacccaggagcaggaatgggaatagcgataccagatggGTAgggtgaagggggaggggggcagaggggaagaagggggaaccattgacacacaaccacacCTCCCCTCCAGGAGGAAGAACCATGGAGACTATGGGGAAAGGGGGACAGTGGtctgtgtgagatatgaaaataataataatttataacccatcaaggggtcatgggggcggggtggtgggagggtggaaaaagaggagcggatactaagggctcaatggaGGGTAATTGTCTGGAagaggatgatgacaacatatgtgtgAATAttcctgatataattgatgtatggattgtaataagaattgtaagagccctcaataaaatgataaaagagaaaaagatcaacATGCAttaagcaacaacaataacaacaacaggaaaAGTGCTAAGTTTCACACAATGAGAGGGAGGAAAAGCTATTTTATTAGATACTAGTTGCGatgggtttttttgttctgtttttgtttcctgTCTAGGATATCCAGAGTCCATGTCAACAATGAGCAGAGAAAAATCCCATGGCAACCATTTTCCTCAGAGCCCCTTTCATGTCCTTGTTCCTGAAGCTGTAGATGAAAGGGTTCAGCATGGGGGTCACCACCGTGTACATCACAGTCGCTGCAGTATCTGTCTCAGCTGAGTGGGAGGATGAAGGGTTGAAATACAGGGCGATGATGGTGCCATAGAAGAGGGAAACCACTGCCAGGTGGGAgccacaggtggagaaggctttcCACTTTCCCTTTGTGGATGGGATCCTCAGGACTGCACACCCAATAAGGATGTATGAGATGAGGATGCAAATAAATGGAGAAATCATGATCAGTCCTGCTACAATGAGAATCATCATCTCATTGAGATATGTGTCAGAGCAGGAGAGTTTCAGGAGACTTACATCACAGAAGAAGTGAGGGATCCTGTTGTCTTCACAGAATGAGAGTCGAGCCATCAGcagggtatgcaacagagcatTCAGACTGGCAGTGAGCCAAGACCCAGTGACCAGCAGTGCACAGAACTGATGGGTCATCTTAGTTGTGTAGTGTA includes:
- the LOC142422791 gene encoding olfactory receptor 1f45-like, with the translated sequence MPMSGANQSTVSEFLLLGLSRQPQQQQLLFVLFLSMYLVTVLGNLLIILAISMDSRLHTPMYFFLSNLSFMDVCFTSTTIPKMLSSHILASQTISYSGCLTQLYFLIVFADMDNFLLAVMAYDRYVAVCHPLHYTTKMTHQFCALLVTGSWLTASLNALLHTLLMARLSFCEDNRIPHFFCDVSLLKLSCSDTYLNEMMILIVAGLIMISPFICILISYILIGCAVLRIPSTKGKWKAFSTCGSHLAVVSLFYGTIIALYFNPSSSHSAETDTAATVMYTVVTPMLNPFIYSFRNKDMKGALRKMVAMGFFSAHC